Proteins encoded by one window of Candidatus Nitrosocosmicus hydrocola:
- a CDS encoding ATP-binding protein yields MDRNEHIDDIVDKLSTDQRSNSSEPFSNSHNRDNLKDSIKDHPNPQTVVKVANEKETIRIFTQFASNCKSKLIFYTDKKGPSVIINVPEIYENYRMLKSRSVKIKIITEVTKDNLRYCNQIIKEFDAEIRHINNIKGTFVISDEKVYFASSVLQDSKSLNEIIYSDVKGIVQQNQSVFELIWKKAISAEQRIKEIEEGLSPIETRIVDNPGEIYSLILDITSKSNNGLSNCSTIGGFQMIYEDKNLFHAYVNLLSRYNEGGKVKGSVRWVTHIENNSDQITLINNFLNIGIEIRHVKNLPPMSFALSDKQFQATIEKMEKGDIFRNVLYSTEPLYIKHFQHFFENLWNSGIDVRERIRQIESGIAPEMTQIIEDSDESRKLLLHLLKSAKDEILIVYPSSKAVDLQKRIGVIDILHRKSRQGLKIRIISPRNLNLEQLIIPSHFKSDSLISKNILIREILKQHDFKPTIVMIDRKHVLALELKDDTMTTFEKATGLTTYSISSPTVLSYISIFDSFWEQTDTSIRLGVANEKLIASEQLEREFINAAAHELRTPTQAIMGYTELDEEIFSDVFKILDSSKNEELKRNIIHLHKHFDTVSKNASRLNELINNLLDVARIESNRIDKLSLDTQKVELVGEINDSIKTQLDQKIKNKNIQIDFINDSLQDHIWVYADKSRLNQIINNLIDNAIKFSKQNGRISIIIEGNVSNANEEDHADNVGRDKNEKKEVYVSISDTGKGISPQVLPRLFEKFVTNSDTGTGLGLYITRNLVEAHGGRIWAYNNNDGVGSTFIFSLPKFEDSI; encoded by the coding sequence GTGGATAGAAATGAACATATTGATGACATTGTTGATAAATTATCAACTGATCAACGTTCAAATTCGTCCGAACCTTTTAGTAATTCACATAATAGAGATAATCTGAAAGATTCTATTAAAGATCATCCTAATCCACAGACAGTCGTCAAAGTTGCAAATGAAAAAGAAACTATCAGAATTTTTACTCAATTTGCTTCAAACTGTAAAAGCAAGTTAATTTTTTACACTGATAAAAAAGGGCCATCAGTTATAATCAATGTCCCTGAGATTTATGAAAATTATCGCATGCTCAAAAGTCGATCAGTTAAGATTAAAATTATAACAGAAGTTACCAAGGATAACCTCAGATACTGTAACCAAATAATCAAAGAGTTTGATGCAGAGATAAGGCACATAAATAATATCAAAGGGACTTTTGTAATATCAGATGAGAAAGTATATTTTGCATCTTCGGTACTACAAGATAGTAAATCTCTAAATGAGATAATTTATAGCGATGTCAAGGGTATAGTGCAACAAAATCAATCTGTGTTTGAACTCATATGGAAAAAAGCAATATCTGCTGAGCAAAGGATAAAAGAAATTGAAGAAGGCTTATCGCCAATAGAAACTAGGATTGTCGACAATCCAGGAGAAATATATTCACTCATCTTAGATATAACCAGTAAAAGTAATAACGGATTGTCAAATTGCTCCACAATAGGTGGTTTTCAAATGATATATGAAGACAAAAACCTTTTTCACGCTTACGTAAACCTTCTCTCAAGATACAATGAGGGAGGAAAAGTAAAGGGAAGTGTGAGATGGGTTACCCATATTGAAAACAACAGTGACCAAATCACTCTCATAAACAACTTTCTCAATATTGGTATTGAAATAAGACATGTAAAAAATCTACCACCGATGAGTTTTGCGTTATCTGACAAACAGTTTCAGGCAACTATTGAGAAAATGGAAAAAGGAGACATATTTAGGAATGTCTTATATAGCACAGAGCCACTATACATCAAACATTTTCAACACTTCTTTGAAAACTTGTGGAATTCTGGGATTGATGTGCGAGAACGAATAAGACAGATCGAAAGCGGTATAGCACCTGAAATGACTCAGATTATAGAAGATTCAGATGAATCTAGGAAATTGTTGTTACACTTATTAAAAAGCGCTAAAGATGAAATTCTCATAGTTTATCCTTCATCTAAGGCAGTCGACTTGCAAAAAAGAATTGGAGTCATCGATATTCTGCATAGAAAGAGCCGCCAAGGTCTAAAAATTAGAATTATTTCTCCTAGAAACTTAAACCTTGAGCAATTGATTATTCCATCACACTTTAAATCAGACTCTCTGATATCAAAGAATATTCTCATCCGAGAAATTTTAAAACAACATGATTTCAAACCTACTATTGTTATGATAGATAGAAAGCATGTTTTGGCGTTGGAACTAAAAGACGATACAATGACAACATTTGAAAAGGCAACCGGATTAACAACATACTCAATAAGCAGTCCAACTGTGCTATCTTATATATCGATATTTGATAGTTTCTGGGAACAAACGGACACGTCAATTCGTCTAGGAGTGGCCAACGAAAAATTAATTGCAAGTGAACAATTAGAAAGAGAATTTATTAATGCAGCAGCACACGAACTCAGGACTCCAACACAAGCAATTATGGGTTATACTGAACTTGATGAAGAAATTTTTTCTGATGTCTTCAAGATATTGGATTCTTCTAAAAATGAAGAGTTAAAAAGAAATATCATTCACCTTCATAAGCACTTTGATACCGTATCTAAAAATGCATCCAGACTAAATGAGTTGATAAATAATCTTTTAGATGTCGCAAGAATAGAATCAAATAGAATAGACAAGTTATCTTTGGATACACAAAAAGTAGAGTTAGTTGGAGAAATTAATGATTCAATTAAGACACAACTTGATCAAAAGATAAAAAACAAAAATATTCAAATCGATTTTATTAATGATAGCCTACAAGATCATATTTGGGTGTATGCAGATAAATCTCGACTAAATCAGATTATTAATAACTTGATAGATAATGCAATAAAATTTTCTAAACAAAATGGTAGAATATCCATCATAATTGAAGGAAATGTTTCAAATGCAAATGAAGAAGATCATGCCGATAACGTAGGAAGGGATAAGAATGAAAAGAAGGAGGTATATGTTAGTATATCTGATACTGGTAAAGGGATATCGCCTCAAGTTTTACCCAGACTATTTGAAAAATTTGTTACAAACTCTGATACAGGAACAGGTCTTGGATTATATATTACTCGAAATCTTGTCGAGGCTCACGGGGGAAGAATATGGGCATATAATAATAATGATGGCGTTGGTTCAACATTCATTTTTAGTTTACCCAAATTTGAAGA
- a CDS encoding thermonuclease family protein, translated as MLNFLFYIMLFTCLVTFGTVNSSNQIWATSTNSDFVTTSSINFDGIVTKVTDGDTLDVMTGEGDTITIRLALIDAPEKNEPGFNEAKSFLTEQCLDKNAQVDPDNNQGLTYGRTVAVVYCEGVNVNEVILDNNLADIYENFCDISEFADTNWAQEHGCSNNRSNNSNDNDETEDPVEFDSSINDNRLDISDTSKDLDCKDFDEKNIPVGDDDPHNLDADGDGIGCEG; from the coding sequence TTGCTTAATTTCTTATTTTACATAATGTTATTTACTTGCTTAGTTACGTTTGGAACTGTTAACTCTTCAAACCAGATTTGGGCAACTTCTACAAACTCTGATTTTGTGACTACTTCCTCAATAAATTTTGATGGTATAGTAACAAAAGTCACAGATGGTGATACCCTTGATGTTATGACAGGAGAAGGGGATACAATAACAATAAGACTTGCGTTAATAGATGCACCAGAAAAGAATGAACCCGGATTCAATGAAGCAAAAAGTTTTCTTACCGAACAATGTTTGGATAAGAATGCTCAAGTAGATCCAGATAATAATCAAGGACTTACCTATGGTCGAACTGTTGCAGTGGTATATTGTGAAGGAGTTAATGTAAATGAAGTAATACTCGATAATAATTTGGCTGATATTTATGAAAACTTTTGCGATATATCTGAATTTGCAGATACAAATTGGGCACAAGAACATGGTTGTTCAAACAATAGGAGTAATAATAGCAATGATAACGATGAAACGGAAGATCCTGTAGAATTTGATAGCAGCATCAACGATAATAGGCTGGATATTAGTGACACTAGCAAAGACCTAGATTGTAAGGATTTTGATGAGAAAAATATCCCAGTAGGAGACGATGATCCACATAACCTTGACGCTGACGGCGATGGTATAGGGTGCGAAGGGTAA